A single Methylomonas sp. AM2-LC DNA region contains:
- the hflC gene encoding protease modulator HflC has product MSTKKLYQLLPVSFGVLILGYLSVFYVEQNEKAIVFQLGKLVSTDYAPGIHFKMPIINKIKTFDARVLTLDTKSERFLTSEKKNVIVDSFAKWRIGDVGLFYTTVGGDEYQANLRLEQIMKDAIRGEFGLRTIKQLISEDRSELRKTLMDKLSPVAEKFGIEMIDIRIKRIDLPPEVSSSVFQRMRAERERVAREFRSQGAEQAELISAEADKQRQVLLANAQRDAENVRGHGDAQSAEIYAKSYGKNPEFYAFYRSLLAYQTAFEKTDDTLVLKPDSDFFKYYNSEK; this is encoded by the coding sequence ATGAGTACTAAAAAATTATATCAGCTATTACCCGTTAGTTTCGGCGTGTTGATTTTAGGTTACTTATCGGTTTTTTATGTGGAACAAAATGAAAAAGCCATTGTGTTCCAGTTAGGCAAGTTAGTGAGTACTGATTATGCGCCCGGTATTCATTTTAAAATGCCGATTATCAATAAAATTAAAACCTTTGATGCGCGTGTACTGACCTTGGACACCAAGTCCGAGCGTTTTCTTACCTCCGAAAAGAAAAATGTTATTGTCGACTCGTTCGCCAAATGGCGGATTGGTGATGTGGGTCTTTTTTATACCACGGTTGGCGGTGATGAATATCAGGCCAATCTGCGTCTGGAACAAATCATGAAAGACGCCATACGCGGTGAATTTGGTTTGCGCACCATTAAACAGCTCATTTCTGAAGATCGTAGCGAACTGCGTAAAACGCTGATGGACAAACTATCACCCGTAGCAGAGAAATTTGGTATAGAAATGATCGATATTCGTATCAAACGTATAGATTTGCCACCTGAAGTGAGCAGTTCGGTATTTCAACGTATGCGTGCTGAACGTGAACGGGTAGCGCGGGAGTTTCGTTCGCAAGGTGCAGAACAAGCCGAATTAATCAGTGCTGAAGCGGATAAGCAAAGACAAGTGTTACTTGCCAATGCACAACGCGATGCCGAGAATGTGCGAGGACATGGCGATGCGCAATCGGCTGAAATTTATGCGAAAAGCTACGGAAAAAACCCTGAGTTCTATGCGTTTTATCGAAGCTTGCTGGCTTACCAAACCGCTTTTGAAAAAACCGACGATACCTTGGTGTTAAAACCCGATTCGGACTTTTTTAAATACTATAATAGTGAAAAATAG
- a CDS encoding PilN domain-containing protein: MIQQINLYQVNGDNGKYLLLNPYLLSVIACLLLFIVISGFSLNNLYSNQAQQKQLKTQLQQVDARLQHIQAEHPNQPIDTVLSEELQQTQNYYQNLTQTLEMLADTQSDRTQGFSRYLQALANQADHNIWLTRIQFNSKSDSIRLEGSTFKPEQISLLLERLQTSNVFKGRYFAKLDIQQSKENSEQFNFSVSSSLKTEAEESNAGKH; encoded by the coding sequence ATGATTCAGCAAATCAATCTTTATCAAGTTAACGGGGATAACGGCAAGTATTTGCTCTTGAACCCTTATTTATTAAGTGTCATTGCTTGCTTGCTATTGTTTATAGTCATCAGCGGCTTTAGTTTAAACAACCTTTATTCGAACCAAGCCCAACAAAAACAATTAAAAACCCAATTACAGCAAGTTGATGCCCGTTTACAACACATCCAGGCAGAACACCCTAATCAACCAATCGATACCGTACTAAGTGAAGAACTACAGCAAACTCAAAATTATTATCAAAATTTGACACAAACCTTAGAGATGCTTGCAGATACACAATCAGACAGAACTCAAGGGTTTTCTCGGTATCTTCAAGCGTTAGCGAATCAGGCTGATCATAATATTTGGCTGACCCGTATTCAATTTAACAGCAAATCCGATAGTATCCGCCTGGAAGGCTCGACATTTAAACCTGAACAAATTTCACTATTATTAGAGCGTTTGCAAACCAGCAATGTTTTCAAAGGGCGTTATTTTGCTAAACTCGATATACAGCAATCCAAGGAGAATTCGGAACAATTCAACTTCAGTGTCAGTTCCAGTTTAAAAACCGAAGCGGAGGAATCTAATGCTGGCAAACATTGA
- a CDS encoding DUF2905 domain-containing protein: protein MEPSKILVTLGSVILLTGLVLTYLPWLLNWFGKLPGDIKIQNEHSFIFIPITSMLIVSLVLTVIVNLFFRK, encoded by the coding sequence ATGGAACCGAGTAAAATTTTAGTTACTTTGGGTAGTGTAATCCTGTTGACTGGTTTAGTTTTGACCTATCTACCCTGGTTATTAAACTGGTTTGGAAAACTACCTGGGGATATTAAAATTCAGAATGAGCATAGTTTTATTTTTATCCCCATCACCTCCATGTTGATAGTGAGTTTAGTATTAACGGTTATTGTTAATTTATTTTTTCGTAAATAA
- a CDS encoding secretin N-terminal domain-containing protein, with protein sequence MYKFIAFFTACLFLLLPACGERLTALHPSNVENTFPKASSPINKPTTALPPAAVTDALLPNFNQTQLNDRHSHNPGTFNISVHEVEARDFFMSLVVDSQENMVVHPDVAGHISLELKNVNVAQVLNTVQKVYGYDYAKTDIGYVIYPATLQTKIFKIDRLDLQREGSSNTRVSSGQINSSQRNNNNQMSGIGLGTGIGASSGSTTPIGNPNSMSANNSNSGSWITTSSKTDFWDELRQSISAIVDATPIGENSDELHNPKTGTKVVINKQSGIVVVRTQPSQMREVEKLIEQTQNQIGRQVAIEAKILEITLNDSHQNGVNWADIIHTARAAVMSGTLPALGAATAAAAFTIGVKSGDFYAFIELMESQGKTNILSSPRISSLNNQKAVIKVGQDQYFITNVSSNNSVGVTNVVTQDITWTPFFSGIALDVTPQIADSNNITLHIHPSVTRVTNDIKQFTINDQPNEIPMALNVVRESDSVVHAENGQIIVIGGLMQTDIQDNQNGVSMLAGIPYVGNLFRQNSGTGQKSELVILLKPTIINSSNDWDESIERSRQHLQDLEQKKLWK encoded by the coding sequence ATGTACAAATTCATTGCCTTCTTTACTGCCTGCCTATTTTTACTATTGCCAGCTTGTGGCGAAAGACTTACAGCCTTGCATCCGTCGAACGTGGAAAATACTTTCCCAAAAGCTTCCTCACCAATAAACAAACCAACAACAGCACTTCCACCTGCGGCTGTGACTGATGCACTCCTGCCTAATTTCAATCAAACCCAATTGAATGATCGTCATAGTCATAATCCTGGAACATTTAATATTTCGGTTCATGAAGTTGAAGCTCGTGATTTTTTTATGAGCCTAGTTGTCGATAGCCAAGAAAACATGGTGGTTCACCCGGATGTTGCAGGACATATTTCATTGGAATTAAAAAATGTTAATGTCGCTCAAGTTTTGAATACTGTGCAAAAAGTTTATGGGTATGACTACGCTAAAACCGATATTGGTTATGTTATTTATCCAGCTACCTTACAAACCAAGATATTTAAAATTGATCGTCTTGACCTGCAACGCGAAGGCAGCTCAAATACGCGAGTATCATCTGGACAAATCAATAGCAGCCAACGCAATAATAACAATCAAATGAGTGGCATTGGCTTGGGAACGGGTATAGGAGCCAGTTCTGGTTCAACAACGCCCATTGGTAATCCAAATAGCATGTCTGCAAATAATTCCAATTCTGGAAGTTGGATTACCACCTCATCAAAAACTGATTTTTGGGATGAACTTCGCCAATCCATTTCAGCCATTGTAGATGCCACTCCAATTGGCGAAAACAGCGATGAACTGCATAATCCAAAAACAGGCACCAAGGTAGTCATCAATAAACAAAGCGGCATAGTGGTGGTGCGCACTCAACCATCGCAAATGCGTGAAGTTGAAAAACTAATCGAACAAACTCAAAACCAAATTGGCAGACAAGTAGCGATAGAAGCTAAAATACTTGAAATCACCTTAAATGACAGTCATCAAAACGGTGTCAATTGGGCAGATATTATCCATACTGCTCGTGCAGCGGTTATGAGCGGCACATTGCCAGCACTTGGAGCAGCAACAGCTGCGGCAGCGTTCACCATCGGTGTAAAATCAGGTGACTTTTATGCTTTTATCGAGCTTATGGAGAGCCAAGGAAAAACCAATATTCTATCCAGCCCGAGAATATCTAGCCTTAATAATCAAAAAGCTGTAATAAAAGTAGGTCAAGATCAATATTTTATTACTAACGTTTCCTCGAACAATAGCGTCGGTGTCACCAACGTAGTGACTCAAGATATTACCTGGACACCTTTCTTTTCGGGTATAGCATTGGATGTGACACCACAAATTGCGGATAGCAATAATATCACCCTACATATCCATCCATCCGTTACCCGTGTCACTAACGATATTAAACAATTTACTATAAACGACCAACCCAATGAAATTCCCATGGCGTTAAATGTAGTCAGAGAATCTGATAGCGTGGTGCATGCAGAGAATGGTCAGATTATTGTTATCGGTGGATTAATGCAAACCGACATTCAGGATAATCAGAATGGGGTATCTATGTTGGCAGGCATACCCTATGTGGGCAATTTATTCCGCCAAAACTCTGGCACTGGTCAAAAATCTGAATTGGTAATTTTGCTAAAACCCACTATCATCAATAGTAGTAATGATTGGGATGAATCAATTGAAAGAAGCCGCCAACATTTACAAGATCTGGAACAGAAAAAATTGTGGAAATAG
- the hflK gene encoding FtsH protease activity modulator HflK, giving the protein MSSENKNNTRKPNPPPDWKIELDKYWQRINQYSNDFYQSHKQFFTPAKIGSLLVGALILVWLGSGCYIVDQGNRGVVTRFGAYSETTQPGLNWHLPLPIESVKIVNVEQQRFIEVGYRDTGRFAKAATIPQESLMLTRDENIINVRLAVQYQINNAKDYFFNVKDSEGTLKQLTESVERAVIGKSDMDYVLTEGRSEIVAEIKRDIQSTMDAYHAGITIASVNLQDAQPPEEVQGSFEDAIRAREDKQRLINEAEAYSNEIIPKARGASARLLQEADAYQMEKIAKATGETERFEQLLVEYEKNPAITRKRLYLEAKERLYSGANKIMLESERNAPQFYMPLATDSRHVGSNQTQSAASEQNSEAVSDDKNHSHKVPVNNELRPSRSKP; this is encoded by the coding sequence ATGTCATCCGAAAATAAAAATAATACCAGAAAACCCAATCCGCCACCTGATTGGAAAATAGAACTTGATAAATATTGGCAACGTATTAATCAATACAGTAATGATTTTTACCAGAGTCACAAACAATTTTTTACACCAGCCAAAATTGGCTCGCTACTGGTTGGTGCTTTGATCTTAGTATGGTTGGGCAGCGGTTGTTATATCGTTGATCAAGGTAATCGCGGTGTCGTCACTCGCTTTGGTGCCTACAGTGAAACCACACAACCCGGTTTAAACTGGCACCTGCCTTTGCCGATAGAAAGCGTTAAAATCGTAAATGTCGAGCAGCAGCGCTTCATCGAAGTCGGCTATCGCGATACAGGTCGTTTTGCCAAAGCAGCGACTATTCCACAAGAATCGTTAATGCTGACGCGGGATGAAAACATTATTAATGTGCGCCTGGCAGTACAGTATCAGATCAATAACGCAAAAGACTATTTTTTTAATGTCAAAGACAGCGAAGGCACCCTGAAACAATTGACTGAAAGTGTGGAACGGGCGGTGATAGGCAAAAGCGATATGGACTATGTACTGACTGAAGGACGAAGCGAAATTGTGGCCGAAATCAAACGCGATATTCAAAGCACAATGGATGCCTATCATGCTGGCATCACCATCGCCAGTGTTAATCTGCAAGATGCGCAACCACCCGAAGAAGTACAAGGTAGTTTTGAAGATGCTATTCGTGCCCGCGAAGATAAACAACGTCTGATTAACGAAGCCGAAGCCTATAGCAACGAAATTATTCCTAAAGCCCGTGGCGCTTCGGCACGATTACTTCAAGAAGCCGACGCTTACCAAATGGAAAAAATTGCCAAGGCAACCGGCGAAACGGAGCGCTTTGAGCAGTTATTAGTGGAATACGAAAAAAATCCAGCCATTACCCGTAAACGTTTGTATTTGGAAGCAAAAGAAAGGCTATACAGTGGTGCCAACAAAATTATGTTGGAATCGGAACGTAACGCACCGCAATTTTACATGCCTTTGGCGACTGACAGTCGTCACGTTGGAAGTAACCAGACACAATCCGCTGCATCTGAACAAAACAGCGAAGCGGTTAGCGACGATAAAAATCATAGCCATAAAGTACCCGTAAACAATGAATTACGCCCTAGCCGGAGCAAACCATGA
- a CDS encoding AAA family ATPase, with the protein MYLKHFGLTQLPFNLTPDTQFFCDLPTHREALNVLLIALQGGEGFIKITGPVGTGKTLLCRKLLNELPAPFVTAYIPNPDMDTTALHQSIADEFNLRYARSNDQSRILVKINKYLLQASQQGQKVVLIIDEAQAMPLKTLESLRLLTNLETEKQKLLQIVLFAQPELDKILQQKSIRQLRQRISFSYQLQALNKQQIQEYLLHRLYIAGNTHTDLLGIFSATALQFYTKGIPRLINILAHKALLAAYGKGHSSIGWQHIHLAAVDTEDTRRHLNIWLFRKVLPWLVVASAVFIYFLPRLPL; encoded by the coding sequence ATGTATCTAAAGCACTTTGGCCTAACTCAGCTGCCATTTAATCTGACTCCGGATACCCAGTTTTTCTGTGATTTACCCACGCATAGAGAGGCCCTAAATGTGCTGTTAATTGCACTGCAAGGTGGCGAAGGATTCATAAAAATCACAGGGCCAGTGGGTACTGGAAAAACACTGCTGTGCCGCAAATTACTCAATGAACTGCCTGCCCCGTTTGTGACTGCCTATATTCCCAACCCAGATATGGACACCACCGCACTACACCAATCAATCGCAGATGAATTTAACCTGCGCTACGCTCGCAGCAATGACCAAAGCCGTATTTTGGTAAAAATCAATAAGTATTTACTGCAAGCATCTCAACAAGGCCAAAAAGTGGTACTTATTATCGATGAAGCTCAAGCGATGCCACTTAAAACCTTGGAGTCTTTGAGACTGCTGACAAATCTTGAGACAGAAAAACAGAAACTATTGCAAATAGTCTTATTTGCTCAGCCTGAACTCGATAAAATCCTCCAGCAAAAATCGATTCGCCAGTTAAGGCAGCGCATTAGTTTCAGTTATCAATTGCAAGCCCTCAACAAACAGCAAATTCAGGAGTATCTACTACACCGTCTATATATAGCGGGGAATACTCATACCGACTTACTCGGAATTTTTAGCGCAACCGCTTTGCAGTTTTACACGAAGGGAATTCCGCGACTGATTAATATACTTGCGCATAAAGCATTATTAGCTGCTTACGGTAAAGGTCATAGTTCCATCGGTTGGCAGCATATCCATCTTGCGGCAGTAGACACCGAAGATACCCGTCGCCATTTAAATATTTGGTTATTCAGAAAAGTATTACCTTGGCTAGTGGTAGCGAGTGCCGTGTTTATTTATTTTCTCCCCCGCTTACCATTATGA
- a CDS encoding sigma-70 family RNA polymerase sigma factor yields MPETIRVLAQQIGQIADSEAWLLAVELEQARRQLCGFLMENAYTTQFIAEQLALPLQKGSASYALSVAEAPLLQRRNQIDSILPPAKDTEQYQHLLPLFLIRMATLLITPTAKNPLNADEKQKLFCYCSDLQKLRQRMINANIGLTAFVAHKYRSSQLGVDELMQEGMLGLIKAVDRFDPERGVCFSTYAIYWIRQAVTRLIFNQDKIVRLPIQLAEKASSVFEAMRNSYIQNERWPTHVELMQLCALSAQDIQTISSYYQATHSLDEAVFQEDDSGTLLEKLEQQQFDLPLDELIKQSLMVSLDQAVSSLPEKQAAILTMRFGLHNQTEMTLQAIANQLNLTRERVRQIQNEALKKLYQQFGNELLVFLETNESSQ; encoded by the coding sequence ATGCCGGAAACCATCAGAGTGTTGGCGCAGCAAATAGGCCAGATTGCAGATAGCGAAGCATGGCTGCTTGCAGTTGAACTTGAGCAAGCTAGGCGGCAGTTATGCGGATTTCTAATGGAAAATGCATACACTACTCAGTTTATAGCAGAGCAATTAGCCTTACCTTTACAAAAAGGCTCTGCCAGTTATGCATTATCTGTGGCAGAAGCCCCTCTATTACAACGCCGTAATCAAATAGACAGCATATTGCCTCCAGCCAAAGATACGGAGCAGTATCAGCATCTTTTGCCGCTATTTTTAATCAGAATGGCAACTTTGTTAATAACGCCGACAGCAAAAAATCCGCTGAATGCAGATGAAAAACAAAAGCTGTTTTGCTATTGTTCCGATCTGCAAAAGCTTAGACAGCGCATGATTAATGCCAATATTGGATTAACCGCTTTTGTTGCACATAAGTACCGATCTAGTCAATTGGGGGTTGACGAGCTGATGCAGGAGGGTATGTTAGGTTTGATCAAAGCAGTGGATAGATTCGATCCTGAGCGCGGCGTTTGTTTTTCTACCTATGCTATTTACTGGATTAGGCAAGCAGTCACTCGGCTGATATTCAATCAGGATAAAATCGTACGATTGCCGATACAGCTTGCAGAAAAAGCCAGTTCAGTGTTTGAGGCAATGCGTAATAGCTATATTCAAAACGAGCGATGGCCCACCCATGTCGAACTGATGCAATTATGTGCATTATCCGCGCAAGACATTCAAACCATTAGCAGTTATTATCAAGCTACACATTCCTTGGATGAAGCAGTTTTCCAAGAAGATGATAGCGGAACTTTGCTGGAAAAATTAGAACAACAGCAGTTTGATTTACCTTTGGATGAGCTGATCAAGCAAAGTTTGATGGTTTCATTGGATCAGGCGGTGTCTTCGTTGCCAGAAAAACAAGCGGCAATTTTAACAATGCGTTTTGGGTTGCATAATCAGACAGAAATGACTTTACAAGCTATTGCTAATCAACTTAATCTTACCCGAGAACGGGTCAGGCAAATACAAAATGAAGCTTTAAAAAAACTCTATCAGCAATTTGGGAATGAACTACTCGTATTTTTAGAGACAAATGAAAGTTCACAGTAA
- the amrA gene encoding AmmeMemoRadiSam system protein A has product MPLSLIKTHAQQLLCLARDAISYGLKTGNKLQINLHDYPVEFAQPRATFVTLHCHQELRGCIGRLQATRPLALDVVENAYAAAFCDRRFPPLEEHEFNDLDLHISLLSSPEKIDFVSEQDLINQLRPHIDGLILELGSRQATFLPSVWESLANGQEFLQHLKLKAGLDMDFWSDNICAYRYSVESIPNSGEEHGTE; this is encoded by the coding sequence GTGCCTTTGTCGTTAATTAAAACACATGCTCAGCAGCTTTTATGTTTGGCGCGGGATGCAATCAGTTACGGTTTAAAAACTGGAAATAAATTACAAATTAACTTGCATGATTATCCGGTTGAATTTGCACAACCGCGTGCAACTTTTGTAACACTGCATTGCCATCAGGAATTACGAGGCTGCATCGGTAGATTACAAGCAACTAGGCCTTTGGCGTTGGATGTAGTCGAAAACGCTTACGCTGCGGCTTTTTGTGACCGGCGATTTCCACCTTTAGAAGAGCACGAATTTAACGATCTTGATCTACACATTTCTTTACTCTCTAGCCCCGAAAAAATAGATTTTGTTTCAGAACAGGATCTTATAAATCAGTTACGCCCGCATATTGATGGATTAATATTGGAACTAGGTTCACGACAAGCCACTTTTTTGCCATCAGTATGGGAGTCACTTGCCAACGGCCAAGAGTTTCTGCAACATCTAAAACTTAAAGCGGGGCTTGATATGGACTTTTGGTCCGATAACATCTGTGCCTATCGATATAGCGTTGAATCAATTCCTAACAGCGGTGAAGAACATGGAACCGAGTAA
- the ftsH gene encoding ATP-dependent zinc metalloprotease FtsH gives MKKIFTILIIILAVVMGIYTVLNRSLPDYDPHYEISYSDFIEDVRNKVVTEVIIDGNYVDGRRQNGTRFSTYNPNDARLIDELLEFGVKIKVEKPQQQSTLMAIIISWAPTLLLIAVLVYFMRKQQMMGGGGQNSFGKSRAKLMAEDQVKVRFKDVAGVEEAKQDVVEMVDFLKDPGKYEVLGGKIPRGVLMVGPPGTGKTLLARAIAGEAGVPFFSISGSDFVEMFVGVGASRVRDMFEQAKKRAPCIIFIDEIDAVGRQRGASGMGGGNDEREQTLNQLLVEMDGFSGNEGIIVIAATNRADVLDKALLRPGRFDRQVQVGLPDIKGREQILKVHGDKVPLADDVNINDLARGTPGFSGAELANLINEGALFAARKNQRVVTMHDLDKARDKMIMGAEKRTMVMSREDLLMTAYHEAGHAIVGRNVPEHDPVYKVSIMPRGGALGITMFLPERDQYSANKDKLEGQISSLFGGRVAEALIYGKNKVTTGASNDIMRATQLARNMVTKWGLSDRLGPMDYGDSEGSYMGPQAKPMSEQMSNMIDEEIRQVIDSNYQRAETILKDNIEILHNMAHALLEWETIDKYQIDLLMQGQKLAPPEPEVIEEKVSEEVASVEEIQTPVSGETTVVLS, from the coding sequence ATGAAAAAAATATTCACCATTCTGATTATCATACTTGCGGTGGTAATGGGTATTTATACGGTGCTAAACCGTTCTTTACCCGATTATGATCCTCATTATGAGATTTCCTATTCAGATTTTATTGAGGATGTACGCAATAAAGTCGTTACCGAAGTAATAATCGATGGCAATTATGTGGATGGTCGTCGTCAAAACGGCACACGTTTTTCCACCTATAATCCTAATGACGCACGTCTGATAGATGAGCTTCTGGAGTTTGGCGTCAAGATCAAGGTAGAAAAACCGCAACAGCAATCTACTCTGATGGCGATTATTATTTCCTGGGCTCCTACCTTACTGTTAATTGCAGTATTGGTTTATTTTATGCGCAAGCAGCAAATGATGGGGGGTGGCGGCCAAAACAGCTTTGGAAAAAGCCGCGCCAAACTCATGGCCGAAGATCAGGTTAAAGTGCGTTTCAAAGATGTAGCCGGTGTGGAAGAGGCCAAACAAGATGTCGTCGAAATGGTCGATTTCCTGAAAGATCCCGGTAAATATGAAGTATTGGGCGGCAAAATTCCACGCGGCGTGTTAATGGTGGGGCCTCCCGGTACCGGTAAAACTTTGCTGGCTCGTGCTATAGCGGGTGAAGCGGGGGTACCATTCTTTTCAATCTCCGGCTCGGATTTTGTAGAAATGTTTGTCGGTGTGGGTGCCTCGCGGGTGCGGGATATGTTTGAACAAGCCAAAAAACGCGCACCGTGCATTATTTTTATCGATGAAATTGATGCCGTGGGTCGGCAACGTGGCGCCAGTGGTATGGGTGGCGGAAACGACGAACGCGAACAAACCCTAAATCAATTGCTCGTCGAGATGGACGGCTTTAGCGGTAACGAAGGCATTATTGTTATTGCCGCCACCAACCGAGCCGATGTATTGGACAAAGCCTTACTACGCCCAGGCCGTTTTGATCGGCAGGTACAAGTGGGATTACCCGACATTAAAGGTCGTGAACAAATACTGAAAGTGCATGGCGATAAAGTGCCACTGGCCGACGATGTGAATATTAACGACTTGGCACGTGGCACACCTGGCTTTTCCGGTGCGGAACTGGCTAATCTGATCAACGAAGGCGCTTTGTTTGCCGCCCGCAAAAATCAGCGCGTAGTAACCATGCACGATTTGGATAAAGCCCGCGACAAAATGATTATGGGTGCCGAAAAACGCACCATGGTCATGAGTCGTGAAGATTTATTAATGACCGCCTACCACGAAGCCGGTCACGCTATCGTGGGTCGAAATGTTCCCGAACACGACCCGGTGTATAAAGTCAGCATCATGCCGCGTGGTGGTGCCTTGGGTATTACCATGTTCCTGCCGGAGCGTGACCAGTACAGTGCCAATAAAGACAAACTGGAAGGCCAAATTTCCAGTCTGTTTGGTGGCCGGGTAGCCGAAGCGCTGATCTATGGCAAAAACAAAGTGACCACAGGCGCATCCAACGACATCATGCGCGCCACGCAATTGGCACGCAATATGGTCACCAAATGGGGCTTGTCTGATCGATTGGGACCTATGGATTATGGCGATAGCGAAGGCAGTTATATGGGCCCGCAAGCCAAACCTATGTCAGAACAGATGTCAAATATGATAGACGAAGAAATCCGTCAGGTGATAGACAGCAATTATCAGCGTGCAGAAACCATACTCAAAGACAATATCGAGATTTTGCATAATATGGCCCATGCGCTGCTGGAATGGGAAACCATCGATAAATATCAGATTGACCTGTTAATGCAAGGCCAAAAACTAGCACCCCCAGAACCTGAAGTGATTGAGGAAAAAGTGTCGGAGGAAGTGGCCAGTGTTGAAGAAATTCAGACACCTGTCAGTGGCGAAACAACGGTTGTGTTATCTTAA